The following are encoded together in the Blautia obeum ATCC 29174 genome:
- a CDS encoding TrmH family RNA methyltransferase, giving the protein MKNIIEINDITALELDVYARTSEVQLLRYNEPNPGLFIAESPKVIERALKAGYEPLSFLVEHKDLDGEAGDILARYPEIPVYTAEYETLVKMTGYALARGMLCAMKRRTLPSVEEICKNSRRVAILENIVNPTNIGAIFRSAAALHMDAVLLTGGCSNPLYRRAARVSMGTVFQIPWTYFEKKTSWPEDGMKAIQNLGFKTVAMALRDDSYSIDDPELLAQEKLAIVLGTEGDGLASETIADCDYTVKIPMAHGVDSLNVAAASAVAFWELGRKR; this is encoded by the coding sequence ATGAAAAATATTATTGAAATCAACGACATTACTGCACTGGAACTGGATGTTTATGCGAGAACATCCGAGGTGCAGCTTCTTAGATATAATGAGCCAAATCCAGGACTTTTTATTGCAGAGAGCCCAAAGGTGATTGAGCGTGCATTGAAAGCGGGGTACGAACCGCTTTCTTTTCTGGTTGAACATAAAGATCTGGATGGAGAGGCAGGAGATATCCTTGCGCGTTATCCGGAAATCCCGGTATACACAGCAGAATATGAAACACTTGTCAAAATGACCGGTTATGCACTGGCAAGAGGGATGCTCTGCGCCATGAAACGCCGAACACTGCCTTCTGTAGAAGAAATCTGTAAGAACTCCAGACGTGTTGCTATACTGGAAAATATTGTGAATCCGACCAACATAGGGGCGATTTTCCGCAGTGCGGCAGCACTTCATATGGACGCTGTTCTTTTGACAGGAGGATGCAGCAATCCACTCTATCGAAGAGCGGCCCGCGTAAGTATGGGAACTGTTTTCCAGATTCCGTGGACATATTTTGAGAAAAAAACATCCTGGCCGGAAGATGGTATGAAAGCAATCCAGAATCTTGGATTCAAAACCGTGGCAATGGCACTTCGTGATGATTCCTACAGCATTGATGATCCGGAACTTCTTGCACAGGAAAAACTTGCGATTGTTCTTGGTACAGAAGGAGACGGCCTGGCATCCGAGACTATTGCGGACTGTGATTATACGGTTAAGATTCCCATGGCTCATGGTGTGGATTCTCTTAATGTGGCAGCTGCAAGTGCTGTGGCATTCTGGGAACTGGGTAGGAAACGATAG
- a CDS encoding ZIP family metal transporter, producing the protein MNLNVFYGILIPFIGTSAGAACVFFMKKDLNRWVQRCLTGFAAGVMVAASVWSLLIPALEQSEGMGKLSFVPVAVGFWAGVLFLFLLDHIIPHLHQQTDKAEGPKSRLQKTTMLILAVTLHNIPEGMAVGVVYAGYLTGNVQITLMGALALSLGIAIQNFPEGAIISMPLRSEGMGKTKAFIGGVLSGIVEPIGAVITILAAGLIVPALPYLLSFAAGAMLYVVVEELIPEMSAGEHSNIGTIFFAVGFTLMMILDVALG; encoded by the coding sequence ATGAATTTAAACGTATTTTATGGAATTTTGATTCCATTTATCGGCACATCAGCCGGTGCGGCCTGTGTCTTTTTTATGAAAAAAGACCTGAACCGGTGGGTACAGCGCTGTCTGACCGGGTTTGCTGCGGGTGTCATGGTAGCAGCATCTGTGTGGAGCCTGCTGATCCCTGCACTTGAACAGTCAGAAGGAATGGGAAAGCTCTCTTTTGTACCGGTAGCAGTTGGCTTCTGGGCAGGGGTGCTATTCCTGTTTTTGTTGGATCATATTATTCCACACCTGCATCAACAAACAGATAAGGCGGAAGGACCGAAGAGTCGTCTGCAAAAAACGACTATGCTTATATTGGCAGTTACACTTCATAATATCCCGGAAGGAATGGCAGTCGGTGTCGTTTATGCTGGTTATCTGACCGGAAACGTGCAGATTACGTTGATGGGGGCACTTGCACTGTCACTTGGAATTGCAATCCAGAATTTCCCGGAGGGGGCGATTATTTCCATGCCTCTGCGTTCTGAGGGAATGGGAAAAACAAAGGCATTCATTGGTGGTGTTTTATCAGGAATCGTGGAACCGATCGGGGCAGTGATCACAATCCTGGCAGCAGGACTGATCGTCCCGGCATTGCCATATCTTCTGAGTTTTGCGGCGGGAGCCATGCTCTATGTTGTTGTGGAGGAACTGATCCCTGAGATGTCTGCCGGGGAACATTCGAATATTGGAACGATTTTCTTTGCAGTTGGATTTACGCTGATGATGATATTAGATGTGGCATTAGGCTAA
- a CDS encoding TnpV protein: protein MKKTIFEEMGGTYIRHGDYLIPALTLPKEEEQRVVGVWGQRHLRYLKEYRRLLYLNMLTSGRLNGYLADIEEQAQERFERLVEQMKQAQGITEQLKVENVLEWIGRMNNIQVCAREIVDKEIIYQE, encoded by the coding sequence ATGAAGAAAACAATTTTTGAAGAGATGGGCGGTACTTATATCAGACATGGGGATTATCTTATCCCTGCTCTTACCTTACCGAAGGAAGAAGAACAAAGGGTTGTCGGTGTATGGGGACAAAGACATTTGCGGTATTTGAAGGAATACCGCAGATTGCTATATCTGAATATGCTTACAAGCGGCAGGCTGAATGGTTATTTGGCTGATATAGAAGAACAGGCACAGGAACGCTTTGAAAGACTTGTAGAACAGATGAAACAGGCACAAGGCATTACAGAACAGCTAAAGGTGGAAAATGTCTTGGAATGGATAGGAAGAATGAACAATATACAAGTATGTGCGAGGGAGATTGTGGATAAAGAGATAATTTATCAAGAATGA
- a CDS encoding GDSL-type esterase/lipase family protein has translation MNILCFGDSNTWGYKPDKSGRYDENIRWTGLLQKKLGSGYHIIEEGLCGRTTVFQDELREGRRGLDLIGVTVEMHNPIDLMIIMLGTNDCKTRYRASASVIAKGLDQVIRKARQNASRHFDLLVISPIHLGVGVGDADFDPEFDAASVAVSRNLANEYRKIALQNHAAFLNASDFAAPSVTDREHMDEKGHAALADAIYNKILALQKGLSHVI, from the coding sequence ATGAATATCTTATGCTTTGGTGATTCGAATACCTGGGGATATAAGCCGGATAAATCCGGACGTTATGATGAAAATATAAGATGGACCGGACTTTTACAGAAAAAACTCGGATCTGGATATCACATTATAGAAGAGGGACTTTGCGGCAGAACAACTGTCTTTCAGGATGAGCTGCGTGAGGGCCGCCGCGGACTGGATCTGATTGGAGTCACAGTAGAGATGCATAACCCAATTGACCTCATGATCATCATGCTCGGCACGAATGACTGTAAGACACGCTACAGAGCATCCGCCAGTGTAATCGCAAAAGGACTTGATCAGGTAATCCGAAAAGCACGTCAGAATGCGTCCCGGCATTTTGATCTGCTTGTCATCTCGCCAATCCACCTGGGCGTTGGCGTCGGAGATGCCGATTTTGATCCGGAATTTGATGCAGCTTCTGTAGCGGTTTCCAGAAATCTGGCTAATGAATACCGCAAGATTGCACTCCAAAATCATGCTGCCTTCTTAAACGCATCTGATTTTGCTGCTCCAAGTGTTACTGACCGTGAACATATGGATGAAAAAGGTCATGCCGCACTGGCTGATGCAATTTATAATAAGATCCTTGCCCTGCAAAAAGGACTCTCCCATGTGATATAG
- a CDS encoding AEC family transporter yields the protein MNTFDIILQQVGLFVIYILAGLLLVKTKVLNRETLEPISKFVIKMALPLMVFINITDGTDKKNLYESWPILVIAVGFYICIYAAGAMAVKFFKLQESRVGIYRAMLLFGNIGFIGLPMISSVFPENGILYASVFMLIDQFMLWTLGEKLTSPTGEGGFKLKKMINPATVAIVLAIVLKFTGIRIPVLLDTAFSKIGSTASPLAMIYVGGIFAGISLKKYLREISLYGIVLLKMILAPVFLFLILGLFPVSGELRLATSLIVGMPTMTAVVMMANASGLDGDYALGGVFITTISGIITLPAVCWLLQYVL from the coding sequence ATGAATACGTTTGATATTATACTTCAGCAGGTTGGATTATTCGTTATTTACATTCTGGCAGGCCTGCTTCTGGTCAAAACAAAAGTGCTGAACAGGGAAACTTTGGAACCGATTTCAAAATTTGTGATCAAAATGGCATTGCCGCTGATGGTTTTTATTAATATCACAGATGGAACAGACAAGAAGAACCTGTATGAGTCGTGGCCGATTCTTGTGATTGCGGTCGGTTTTTATATCTGTATATATGCAGCAGGAGCAATGGCAGTGAAGTTTTTTAAACTGCAGGAAAGTCGTGTCGGAATCTATCGGGCGATGCTGCTGTTCGGAAATATCGGGTTTATAGGACTTCCAATGATCTCAAGTGTTTTTCCGGAAAATGGAATTTTGTATGCTTCAGTATTTATGCTTATAGACCAGTTCATGCTGTGGACTCTAGGTGAGAAGCTGACATCTCCGACGGGTGAAGGAGGCTTCAAGCTGAAAAAAATGATCAACCCTGCAACAGTGGCAATTGTGCTCGCAATAGTACTGAAGTTTACGGGGATAAGGATTCCGGTTCTTCTGGATACTGCCTTTTCAAAAATAGGATCTACCGCATCTCCACTTGCAATGATTTATGTAGGAGGAATTTTTGCAGGAATTTCATTAAAAAAATATCTCAGGGAAATTTCTCTGTATGGAATTGTATTGCTTAAAATGATTCTTGCACCGGTCTTTCTGTTTTTGATTCTCGGACTGTTTCCGGTTTCAGGTGAGCTGCGTCTTGCAACGTCATTGATCGTTGGGATGCCGACTATGACGGCGGTTGTCATGATGGCGAATGCGTCCGGGCTTGACGGAGATTACGCTCTGGGTGGTGTATTTATAACAACGATCAGTGGAATTATTACACTTCCGGCAGTATGTTGGCTTCTGCAATATGTATTATAA
- a CDS encoding MATE family efflux transporter translates to MLKRFSKYICQSVAAMIGQSVYILADTFFISFNSGANGLAALNLILPVFGIMFAIGSMIGIGSATRYGISKAKGEDADHYFTQSISWSLVCSVPFILIGILTPDKFLALLGADAGLVELGKTYLRIVLIFAPFFMCNYSVTAFARNDNATSTVMAGSLTGSAFNIVFDYIFMFPMGLGFSGAALATAFCPVVTMLVCSTHYLSKKCNIGFKWKRLSLRHLISCCQLGVSAFVGEISSAVITFIFNMLILGLTGSTGVAAYGVVANMSLVGMAIMNGMSQGAQPLISESFGKGAADDVKKLLSWALKSVVAVEIILVALVWIFTDPFIAVFNSENNKLLLEYAHTGLRLYFLGFLFAGVNIMLVAYFSATANARPAIIGSLLRGAVAIGACAIVLSMIWGMNGVWLSFLTSEIITFAVLLILGRNKESRKMNEYV, encoded by the coding sequence ATGCTAAAAAGATTTTCAAAATACATATGCCAGAGTGTAGCTGCCATGATCGGGCAGTCCGTCTATATTCTTGCGGATACTTTTTTTATATCATTTAATTCAGGAGCGAACGGTCTGGCGGCTCTTAATCTGATTCTGCCGGTGTTTGGAATCATGTTCGCGATAGGCTCGATGATCGGAATAGGATCTGCGACAAGATATGGGATCAGCAAAGCCAAGGGTGAAGATGCAGATCATTACTTCACACAGTCAATAAGCTGGAGCCTGGTGTGCAGTGTTCCATTTATACTGATCGGTATTTTGACCCCGGATAAATTTCTGGCGCTTCTTGGAGCAGATGCAGGTCTGGTTGAGCTGGGAAAAACTTATCTGCGGATCGTTCTCATCTTTGCACCATTTTTTATGTGTAATTATTCGGTAACTGCCTTTGCAAGAAATGATAATGCAACTTCAACGGTAATGGCAGGTTCACTGACTGGAAGTGCTTTTAATATTGTGTTTGACTATATTTTTATGTTCCCTATGGGACTTGGATTTTCCGGTGCAGCACTTGCAACCGCTTTTTGTCCGGTAGTGACTATGCTGGTATGTTCTACTCATTATCTGAGCAAAAAATGCAATATTGGTTTCAAATGGAAAAGATTGTCTCTCAGACATCTGATTTCCTGCTGTCAGCTTGGTGTGTCAGCATTTGTAGGCGAAATTTCTTCTGCAGTGATCACGTTCATATTCAATATGCTGATTCTCGGACTTACCGGAAGTACCGGAGTTGCTGCTTACGGTGTTGTAGCAAATATGTCACTTGTAGGGATGGCAATCATGAACGGTATGTCACAGGGGGCGCAGCCGCTGATCAGTGAAAGCTTTGGTAAAGGTGCAGCTGATGATGTAAAAAAACTTCTCAGCTGGGCTTTGAAGAGCGTAGTGGCAGTAGAAATCATTCTGGTTGCTCTGGTCTGGATATTTACCGATCCTTTCATAGCTGTTTTTAACAGCGAAAATAACAAGCTGCTTCTGGAATATGCACATACAGGTCTTCGGTTATATTTCCTGGGATTTTTGTTTGCAGGAGTGAATATCATGCTTGTTGCATATTTTTCTGCAACGGCAAATGCGCGTCCGGCAATCATTGGTTCATTGCTGCGAGGTGCAGTTGCTATTGGAGCATGTGCGATTGTACTTTCCATGATTTGGGGAATGAATGGCGTGTGGCTGTCTTTCCTGACATCAGAAATTATCACCTTTGCGGTTCTTCTGATTCTTGGAAGAAATAAGGAAAGCAGGAAAATGAATGAATACGTTTGA
- the eno gene encoding phosphopyruvate hydratase, whose product MMYLEIEKVVGREILDSRGNPTVEAEVYLLDGTVGRGTAPSGASTGEFEALELRDGDKARYLGKGVQKAVENINTTINDAIEGLDASDIYAVDAAMIAADGTKDKSKLGANAILAVSIACCRAAATALEIPLYRFLGGVSGNRLPVPMMNIVNGGCHALSSGLDVQEFMIMPVGAPSFKECLRWCAEVFHALASILKERGLATSVGDEGGFAPALKSDEEAIETILEAVKKAGYEPGKDFKIAMDAASSEWKSEKGKGYYKLPKAGTEYAAEELIEHWAKLCEKYPIISIEDGLDEEDWEGWQKLTARLGDKVQLVGDDLFVTNTERLAKGIELGAGNAILIKLNQIGSVSETLEAIKMAHKAGYTAISSHRSGETADTTIADLAVALNTCQIKTGAPSRSERVAKYNQLLRIEEELGASAVYPGMKAFNVKQD is encoded by the coding sequence ATCATGTACCTTGAGATTGAGAAAGTTGTAGGAAGAGAAATTCTGGATTCCAGAGGAAATCCGACAGTAGAGGCAGAGGTTTATCTTCTGGATGGAACCGTAGGAAGAGGAACTGCACCGAGTGGAGCATCCACAGGTGAGTTTGAAGCCCTGGAACTCAGAGATGGAGATAAAGCACGCTATCTTGGAAAAGGTGTACAGAAAGCAGTTGAAAATATCAATACAACTATTAATGATGCAATTGAAGGGCTCGATGCAAGTGACATTTATGCAGTAGATGCGGCAATGATCGCAGCAGATGGAACAAAAGATAAATCCAAACTGGGTGCCAACGCAATTCTTGCAGTTTCTATTGCATGCTGCAGAGCAGCAGCTACGGCACTGGAGATTCCGCTGTATCGTTTTCTCGGAGGTGTATCTGGAAATCGTTTGCCAGTACCGATGATGAATATTGTAAACGGTGGGTGCCATGCACTTTCATCCGGACTGGATGTTCAGGAATTTATGATCATGCCGGTTGGAGCACCTTCTTTTAAAGAATGTTTAAGATGGTGCGCAGAAGTGTTCCATGCGTTGGCTTCTATTTTGAAAGAACGCGGACTTGCAACATCCGTAGGAGATGAAGGTGGATTTGCTCCGGCGCTGAAATCAGATGAAGAGGCAATTGAGACGATTCTGGAAGCCGTGAAGAAAGCTGGATATGAACCAGGAAAAGATTTTAAGATCGCAATGGATGCAGCTTCTTCTGAATGGAAGAGTGAGAAGGGAAAAGGATATTACAAGCTTCCAAAAGCAGGTACAGAATATGCAGCAGAAGAACTTATTGAACACTGGGCTAAACTCTGCGAGAAATATCCGATTATTTCCATCGAGGACGGTTTGGACGAAGAAGACTGGGAAGGATGGCAGAAACTTACTGCAAGACTGGGAGATAAAGTACAGCTTGTTGGCGACGACCTGTTCGTAACAAATACGGAAAGACTTGCCAAAGGTATTGAGCTTGGAGCGGGAAATGCGATTCTGATCAAGCTGAACCAGATTGGTTCTGTTTCTGAGACATTGGAAGCCATTAAGATGGCACATAAAGCAGGATACACAGCAATTTCTTCACATCGTTCAGGAGAAACCGCAGATACAACGATTGCAGATCTTGCAGTTGCATTGAATACCTGCCAGATCAAAACCGGTGCACCAAGTCGTTCGGAGCGTGTGGCAAAATACAATCAGCTTCTCCGCATTGAAGAAGAACTTGGCGCAAGTGCCGTATACCCGGGCATGAAAGCATTTAATGTAAAACAGGATTAA
- a CDS encoding S8 family serine peptidase: protein MPDQKLDNLLNLAMDATPQERAESENLNVGYDSTTRLWDVIVKYSEPERGLGGDGIQVVPLLGGYAVVTLPETELDAYSDREQVEFIEKPKRLYFETFEGREASCILPVQAELNGLTGEGILVGIVDSGVDYFHPDFRNEDGSSRILRLWDQSVNGNPPESYVTGTEYTKEEIDKALALEETEGRRLVPSRDFSGHGTAVLGIAAGNGRASGGVNRGVAYESELLVVKMGNARENSFPRTTELMEGIDYLVRQAVQMGKPIAINISFGNNYGSHEPYN from the coding sequence ATGCCGGATCAGAAACTTGATAATCTTTTAAACCTTGCAATGGATGCTACGCCACAGGAGCGGGCGGAGTCGGAAAATCTGAATGTCGGATATGATTCTACGACCAGGCTGTGGGATGTGATCGTAAAATACAGTGAACCGGAAAGAGGACTTGGTGGTGATGGAATTCAGGTAGTTCCGCTGCTTGGCGGTTATGCTGTGGTTACTTTACCGGAAACGGAGCTTGATGCATACTCTGACAGAGAGCAGGTGGAATTTATAGAAAAGCCGAAAAGACTTTATTTTGAGACTTTTGAAGGGAGAGAGGCGAGCTGTATCCTGCCAGTACAGGCTGAGTTAAATGGGCTGACCGGTGAGGGGATTCTGGTCGGTATTGTTGATTCCGGAGTGGACTATTTTCATCCGGATTTCCGAAACGAGGACGGCAGCAGTCGGATTCTGCGATTATGGGATCAGAGTGTGAATGGAAATCCACCAGAAAGTTATGTGACAGGAACAGAATATACAAAAGAAGAAATAGATAAGGCGCTTGCACTTGAAGAAACTGAGGGCAGGCGCCTTGTTCCGTCCAGGGATTTCAGTGGACATGGTACTGCAGTTCTTGGAATTGCAGCGGGAAATGGGAGAGCATCAGGTGGAGTGAACCGTGGTGTTGCGTATGAAAGTGAACTTCTGGTTGTAAAGATGGGAAATGCACGAGAAAATTCTTTTCCAAGGACAACGGAACTGATGGAAGGGATCGATTATCTTGTCCGACAGGCAGTGCAGATGGGGAAGCCGATTGCTATCAATATCAGTTTTGGAAATAATTATGGTTCCCATGAACCTTATAATTAA